A window of Magnolia sinica isolate HGM2019 chromosome 13, MsV1, whole genome shotgun sequence genomic DNA:
GGTGAGGCTTGCACTTTATGCCTTACTGCCACCGAGTTCACAGCACCTCTATGGCTCACCTCGTCTCTTATTATATTGTCATGGAAGTCGCAGCTGTCTGTATGTTTATCATGGGCACCGAATTGGACTTTACAGCTCAAAGAGTTGCATCTAGATACAAATATATAGACATTATATATTGAGTCGTTGACTACTGAGATGGTTGGTTTGCCTCTGgatatatatactttttttttgaaagataatatatatactttttttttggaaaagaaaACTAGGAAAGGGCGGAgccagactttttttttttcttcttttttgttttttgggggAAAAATGGGGAAACTgtttcctgattttttttttcccagaaaACAAACAAGCCCTCAGAAAATTATGGAAAGGGCAATTAAAAGTAAAAGCAATAAAGAAATTGCATTATGTGTTACATCTcttcacacatgcataaaaaaaaaGTGCAATGCAGATACTCTTCTCTACAAGTGTCTCTCGTATTTTTTGACCTAGTTTTGTTACGTATTTTGGATGATAAAGATGCAAGTGATTTCCTTTCTCATACAGTTGCCTACTCTATGGTCGAAACAACATTTTTTTCATCTCTTCCACTCAATTCTCAGTTACATGAGAGAGCTGGAAATTTTTGCACACGAAAGTGAAAGCTTCATATATAACTTGCATTTTCTTATGCATGTTTGTCTTCTGGTCCATTAAGCAGGACTATCAATAATACTAAtacaattttaaaaaagaaaaaagaaaatcacatCATCTTCATTTCCAGCAATTTTCTTTGGAACCAGTAGTGTCTTGATCTTGTAGATTGAGTGCTAAGTCATACTTGCTTTGCCATTCGTTTCTTGTTGCCTGTATGCTTGTGCAAACTTGTCTCTTACTTCATATGTGCATGCGTGTTTTTTGAGCATCATGTGCTGATCGTGCAAGCAGGTTCTTGCTGATGTTGTATACCATTCAACAACGTCCACATGAGTATGCGTATGTTCTTCAATATTTTGGGAATTTGTTTTTGTGTGTGCCGTAAGTTTCGGACGTCATGATATTGAATGAAATGAGGATGCATTTATATGCTATGAAATTATTTGTTAGAGCTCTGGCATGTCGCTATTTATGAATTTTCTTTAATGACCGGAACTGGCAGGGTAAAAATATATATTCTAGAATTGATTTCCAGATTAAATTTCTGTAGATTAAGTGTAAGATAGCTTATGTGGATGTGTAGATCTGATCTCTTGATCTTCAAAGTTCAAGCAGATTTCAGCAACAAAATATAAGTGTCTGGTGGGTTGTGGGATATGCAACTAGTCACAGGATAGGATGCTGAAATGGAAAGTAAAGAGAAGAATAGGGATAGCTATATGGAGTCACATAATACAAATAATCGCCTTCTCAAGAATCTAGGAGTCTTACTTCTAGACCATTTTGTAGTTGCaggaagagatttttttttatttattattatttattatttattattattatttttttttattgcttcACACACGTGCCATACATCAAAGTAGTCCAACAAGGCCTGGATAAAGGAAAGCTTTtgaaaaaatgagattaaaataCAAAAGAGAAACCATCAGAAAAGGTAAGTCAGCAAATAAAGGAAAGCTCAGGTTAACAAATGAAGGAAAGGTATCCTAAAAAATAAGGTATTAAATCTTGTCCAGCAACTTGCTGTTCAAGATAAGAATTCTAAAACTATCAATTGTATTGCTCCAAGAAGCATGCGGTTTGTATCTTCTTTGCTGCCACATGTATGGGACCACATGTAGGGCCTAAACAGCTTATTTCTTTGCACATATGGTAGTCTGAGACAGAGAAAATTTTCGTCCAACAAGGACTTGTATGGAGAAAGGAAGGCTATCAGAAAAATGAGGTTAACATATAAAGGAACAGCACTCCAGTGGTAGTGGTACTGTAGCTTATGTTGGTACATgcagaagtggggcccatgagatgcATGCATGAGATCCAAcacccgtccatcagatgtgttGCTGCACCTTTCCCATAGTTCACAGACATCATGCTGATCCGTGAATAAAGTGGGCCATAGAAACAGGGAACAAGATGGTAGGGAATGCCCAACCTTGATTTATGCGGGGGGCCTACCGTGTTGTTTACATCTCATCGAGGTCGTTCATAATCTTCATCAAGACCGGAGGAAGAGTTTggtttaaaaaaagagagaggctgttttgcaactcaggtgggcgtctcgaacacgagacctcccccatgggccccaaatcgcataggtcacctaccccgagtgtgcccctgcatccatcaggcgaccccacttgagcccattgtgaaaatgcccttgtattaatcacccccagtgaggaatctcgaacacgagacttcctgctctgataccaaattgatgtaggacaattaaccacttgctctaaaagctcgaactgttagagtatgacaaattaatccctttatctcatagcccaggccccacatctcatgggttaggacctcggccgaacccccttcgtgggccccaaatcacatgggccgcccaccccgagtgtgtccccgcattccacgggctaccccactcgagcccggtgtgaaatacgcattactcacccctggtaaggagtctcgaacacgagacctcccccgtgggccccaaatcgcatgggtcacccaccccgagtgtgcccctgcatctaaTAGGCGACctcacttgagcccagtgtgaaaatgcctctgcattaatcacccccggtgaggagtttcgaacacgagacctcatgctctgataccaatttgatgcaggacaattaaccacttgctctaaaagctcgaactgttagagtatggcgaattaatccctttatcttatagtacaggctccacatctcatgggttaggacctcggccgaactcccttcgtgggccccaaatcacatgggccgcccaccccgagtgtgtccccgcatcccacgggctaccccactcgagcccggtgtgaaatgcgcattactcacccctggtaaggagtctcgaacacgagacctcccccgtgggccccaaatcgcatgggtcacccaccccgagtgtgcccctgcatccaataggtgaccccacttgagcccagtgtgaaaatgcccctgcattatgggCCCTGTGCACATCAAGGTTGGGTGTTCCTTACCAacttgttccctttggtgtggcctgtCTGAGTTCTAGATCAGAATGATTTTTGGGAAGTGGGGGTAACATGAGGTCACTCATCTTATGGATGGGTATGATGTGCTATGTAGATCACGAGGCCCCTATATCTGCCTGGTACCATTGTAAGCTTacagtggtaccagtaccactggAGTGCATCCTATGAAGGAAAGCTATGATAAAAGACAAGGTTAGCAAATAAAGGAAAGCtatcctaaaaataaggtaaaaatctaatccagctaCTTACTGTACAAGATACTCAAAAACTATCAACCGTATGGCACTAACTAGCATGTGGTTTGTATCTTCTATTCTACCTCATGTATGGTATCACATGTGGGGTCAACAGTGATCTAAACAATGTTCAGGCTGTCCAGTTGCAAATATGGGACCCAAAATGCTACCACAACTAATCAGAACTGTCAACCAGGACATTGGACAGAATTGGTGGCCGATTCTCTCATTCTTGttggctgtgtggggcccagtcTGTTCCCATTTTGATGGCTGGATGTGGCCCCACATCAGAAACACTTGGCAGGTTTTCCTTCATAAAAGTTCATCAGTATTTCATTCACTATGAACCCCAAACATATGAAGTGGGAGTTCTAACTAATATTTATTTTGCAGTGACTATCTTTTCAAGCTTCTGCTTATTGGAGATTCAGGTGTTGGCAAGTCGTGCCTTCTTTTGAGATTTGCGGtaaatgttcttcttcttcttgcattTTTCTTCACTCCGAGGTTTATCTGTCTATTTTTAATGAAAACAAATTTTCACCATATGTGACTGTTCTGTGTAGATAAATACCACACACTGTTTGCAACTTATTAAGATTGCAACAAATATTCATTTTTAACTacattcccccccccccctttttcttttcccacaaCAGCAATTCTATCAAAAGTGATTCTGATTATTGTCAACAATCATGGTTTTGGGTATATACAAATGGGTTACAATCATGTATTCACATTATGAGAAACTGCACATTGGTAACAGTATATGATGTAGATAAGTGCTGGGAATGAAGCTGTTTGGAATAGATAGAGGATAGTGTATAGCAGCTGCGTTACTGTGTGGGACTGTGAGGAACTGGTGCAGTAAGCAATGGATTAAAAGCTGCAGATCGTTGTTGATTCATTGATTGCAGAGATTAATGTGTCTGAATTGCTAACTTCTGGCAAAGATGGACTCTTGGTGATCTTTGATTACATTTCATCCTTAACCTTGCATTTACGTTGCATTGCAGGAGGATGTTTATCTGCTTCTCCCCTTGTGAAATGAAGTCTGTTTTTGCCTTGTGATTAACCGTAACTGTTGCTTAGTGAAGAAAGAATACTGTGAATTCCAAACAATTATTTATCCTAAACAGAATCAATATGGAGATGCTAGCTTGGAAAACTATCATCTTTTTAGAAATAAGTAAGCACGTCCCAATTTCTACTTCGTTTCCTCAATGAAAATTTAGAATGCTTGAGGGATAAAAGGATTGAAACACAAACAAAAGGATCATCAATGCCGTGAAGGGCATTGAATAGATTGGGAAAGAGCCATATGAGGTAGTCTTGGAGTTGAGGTGTAGAATTATTTGTaagaaataaaaattgcaaaaaaagaaaggaaaagaaaaaaagaaaaaaaaagaaggggaaaatagaaaaaaagtcaTGTCAGCAGAAATAAGGACAGAGAAGTGTGTTGTAAATGTATGAAACAAACTTTTGAGTGGATAATGAAGAAAGGTGCATGAGCAACAGAAACTGCATGTCTTCATAAAATGCATAAGAATCACCACACCCCCTTTTCATTTCCAAACTATACATAAGATATGAGCATCTTTCCAATTTGCACACGTCTTGCCACTGCCTCTTACTTTTATTTTTAGCCTAAATAAAGAACTAACCCTAAACGAGCACATAGGTTGATTCTTTATTATAGAAAAGAAAGTGCATAAATTGATGGGATGCAAGAAAAACCAGAAGAGGGAGGAGGGTGTTTTTTTACTGTTTCTAAGGTTTTGTTAATTGCCCCATACTTGAATCCTTGCTGGCCCCAAATAGCTGGGTAAAAGGCAATAACGATGACGATGACACATGGaaccttgttggacttgacaataCAGCTCTTCATGGGAATTCGATATCATGACTGGTACATCTTTAGTTTTATACATCTTTTTATGTTCCTTTACTGACTATTTATGTTGTGTTTTATTTCTTATGCGTGTGAGTCTTGTCTTTGATGAGGGCTATTTATCACCATCAGATAATTTACCAATTCTGATCTGAAACTGATCATTATTTTCTAAATTTGCATAGGACGATTCATATCTGGAGAGCTACATAAGTACCATTGGTGTTGATTTTGTAAGTATAGTGACATAGTCTTGTTTTTCGGTGGGCAGTTCtttcatatttaacaaaatttatggTTCCGTTGATATAATAATAAACTGTGGTTGCGGACTCACTGAATGTACCACCACTTTTCATGGTTTGGCACTTTAGAAAATCCGCACAGTGGAGCAAGATGAGAAGACCATTAAACTTCAAATTGTAAGTATATCTATGTCAAATCATCATCTttgccttatcccaactaattttgGAAGTATATAtctatttccaaaaaaaaaaaaaaagaagaagaagaagaagaggaaaaacattCTGATGTTGATACCCTGTGACTGTCCCCGTTGATAAAATTCCCAATTCGCCTGTTTTAGTGGGACACTGCTGGACAAGAACGATTCAGGACAATTACAAGCAGCTACTACCGTGGTGCACATGGCATTATTGTAAGTAGCACctccttcccttttcttttggGAGTCAACTGCTGGGCAGCTAAAAAAAACATgcagatggcccatttgattcatgtAGAGAATATTTATCTGGTATATAAAATTATTTAATGAGTAAATATACTACCCTATTGTGGAGATATGGTTGATACTCTCCACTACCATTTTAAATTTAGACAGCCAAACCCCATGTTACATCAGAGAAATACATTTTCTTTCTATGGTTGGCCATAGATTTTTCTCTAAACAAACAGGCCGttaatcttatttatttatttttattttttttaatagcaGTCCATTAGATTGACACAATTCAGATGGTGACGAGTATATTTTCTCATGTGTCTTGGCCTTTTCTTCCAGGTCGTTTATGATGTTACCAACCAAGAAAGCTTCAACAACGTCAAGCAGTGGTTGAATGAGATTGATCGTTATGCAAGTGAAAATGTGAACAAGCTTTTGGTTGGAAACAAATGCGACATGACTGCTAATAAAGTGGTTTCCTATGAAACAGGCAAGGTAATTGAACCGCTACTGTgttgtttttcatttttcttgcttTGAGGTAGTCCTTTGTGGCCTCTCGACTAAAAGTTGGTGGGtttgttttggttttgttttggtgGCCAACAATAGGCATTTGCTGATGAAATTGGGATCCCTTTCTTGGAAACAAGTGCCAAGGATTCTACCAATGTAGAGCAGGCGTTCATGACCATGGCTGCCGAGATAAAGAATCGGTTAGTTTCCCCCCAAAATATCATTCTAATCTTTGAATTTGGAAAACAACCGGGGAGATATCTACCTGTCTATCAAGTGGGAGTGAGTCCATCCCTCCTGATGGTGGGCTGGTCCTTTTACTTGGATGCTCTctcctgatggacagcttggatgtgtACCAGCATGGCACATGTGGCAATCCTCGTTGGGGTTGGGCTGTATCCtcatgtggaattagcaaacctatcCTTGTAAGAAGAGTCAAGTCAAACAGCCTCTCACTctgttctttatttttcttcttcctttttcctttcagAAAGGCTAGGGTTACTGCATAATCTTATATGGTGTTTTTAATATTCGGTTGGTTGCAGAATGGCGAGTCAGCCAGCAATGAATGCCAGCAAACCAGCCACAGTTCAAATGCGGGGCCAGCCTGTCAATCAAAAGACCACCTGTTGCTCCACTTAAATCTGGACTTTTATCTCAGTGGACGTGAGTTTTCGGTGGCACGCTTTGGATAGAGAAATTTCGGCCAGCCATGGGGGTGGGGGTTCAGGTGGTGACCCacattggtagggcccacatttgcGTATATAGAAGAAAGGTCCAAATAGGCATGTTTTGTTTGTAAGCGTGATCAAGCACAATCGCATCCAGCAATTGGATCGGTAAACAAACTGGCTGTAACTACTGCATTTTAGAACATGTTTTTCGTTTCCAGAATGCCAACTATTTATCAATTTGTTTTAGAACATATTTTGGCTGGTTAGCATCCGGGACTTTTTTTTTGGTTGAGGCAGCGGCCAGGCCAGCTCTTGTGATGATCTTACGAGACTCCAGACAAGCAAGGGCTTATCTAAATCTTGTTCCCTCTCCCAGaacaagtaaaaaataaaaataaaaaacggtGGGTCACACTGGTTACCAAGATGCCCATAAAATTATGCACCAGAATCGATACTGGCCATGGAAAAGGGTGCACATCCGTGTTTTAATTAAGCTAATTAAGCTCCAGTCATCAATCATGTCCCCCAAAAGAACACTTAGCTTCCCGCTTCCCACCCACACCTGAAAGGTGGACAATAAAAGGAACACTTCAAACCACTCGCACTTGCAACGTAGACCACAAAAAAGAATATGGGCTGGCTCCAGTCAATTCCTTttccttttaaccgttgattttttatGGTACCTGTGGCCCAGCTGATGATCACACTGGCCTTATCACTGATACTTCTACATGGCAATGTCACTGATACTTTGAGTAGGGATCAATCAGCATTCGCTCAACCAGTCAGTATCATTACAATTGTAAGTTGAACAAATTGATATAGAGAACATTGACTCACCCAGTCATCAATCATGTCCCCCAAAAGAGATGATATCTTAAACGCGCATCTTCGTTTTCCAATGACACCACCTTGCACAATAAGGCTTGCCCCGTTCCAAAAGCATGAGGCACATAATAAGAATGTGCCTGAGATGAAAAACTGGATGGTCCATTCATTCAATTTACAGCCTACCATCTGGTTCGATTTATGTGTGACCCAACTAATGAGTGGGGATTCAGGTGATATCCTCAGTGTAGTCCACCCTTTATCCATCCCAAACATCCAATTCTAATAATCAAAAGGCTTAAAAAATAGTGGGATACACCCCGTCAATTGCAAGAGAAAACTATGCGTATTTAATACAGACACATACtcatttttttcttgaaaaaaaaaaaaggaagagaagaaagagcaACATGACCAATAAAGCAGTAATACCAGGAATAAATGGTTTATAGTGGGCAAAAAATCAGAAGAAACATCTTGCGCTTAGCAGTTGAgcaacagaagaaaaaaaatgcatgtcTGATCTCATTTGCTTCAAGCAGTATACTTCCCAAAGGATAAAAAAGGGTCAAAAAAACAGCGGCGACAAAAATATCACTCACTTCCTAGGAGCTTTAACAGCCTGCCTGTTCCTCTTCTTGACTCCAGACTTGGCAACCTGAAGGCTTCTGCGCACAGCACTCAGCCTAGCTAGAGATGAGTTTTTCAGATCAGGCCGATAGTAGTTGTCTGATACCTGCAGCCCCCCAAAACAAATATTATAGAAGCCCCCTTGGATACCTCTATTCTATCTTTACATGTAAAGCAGAGACACTAaattttcataattgttttgaGGGTAGATCAAGATCCATTTTCCATTGACCTATTTAATCTTTGCAAGAAGAAGAGACGGCTACTTCATTGAACAATTCTTTTGCCCATTGCACAGTTTTGGCATTAAATCTTTGTTGAAGCCAGTTCAGCTTTTTCTACAAGGATTATAGATTGGGTGCATAGCAGTTTTTGTGGCATTAATTCTTTTGCCCTACCATGAAAGTTGaacgccccaaaaatcatgttgatccaaccatcacatGGGGCACACCATGTGATTTTGAAGGAGTTGGagggttgtccattgttttcaatagtggcccacctaatgattggaagagcatcccatcatcatggtggggctcacttgatgcaTGGACTGTTGATTGGCATACACAACATGGTTGGCACCACACAGGCAGTAGTGTATAAACCGGTGAATAGCTTGCACACAACAGGGGATTGTCCAGATGAGTAACTTCCACACAACAGGAGATTGTCAAGGCATGGCCTGGATATTGCTAATTACTAAAAACAAAAATGCAAGAAACCTGCAGTTAAATGTGGCAAAATACTATACCCAGGCATAAAGCCCTTGAGAGGTTACGAGGTTTGCAATCCCCTCCATCGTCATGTCTACACAAATAGACATGCACAGGAGATCCAAGACAGTTTATCAGGTGAAACCACCATTAGATCTGACCAAAACGATTAGGCCACCCAAGGGTATGCCATGGTCAATCTTTAAAAtagttaaaaaattaattaattttttttaataattaaataaaaaaaacactTGCAAATCAATAGtccatttttttgtataatgGACCACATGATAGTTAACTGCTTTAATGCCAGATAATCTGAACAACGAATCCCACCTGATACACAGGCTAGGATTGCACATGTCACGAGAGGG
This region includes:
- the LOC131222823 gene encoding ras-related protein RIC1, producing the protein MNPEYDYLFKLLLIGDSGVGKSCLLLRFADDSYLESYISTIGVDFKIRTVEQDEKTIKLQIWDTAGQERFRTITSSYYRGAHGIIVVYDVTNQESFNNVKQWLNEIDRYASENVNKLLVGNKCDMTANKVVSYETGKAFADEIGIPFLETSAKDSTNVEQAFMTMAAEIKNRMASQPAMNASKPATVQMRGQPVNQKTTCCST